A genomic segment from Bosea sp. OAE506 encodes:
- a CDS encoding pilus assembly protein gives MKVPVMLKRLKRLCSDERGNVITIFGFALVPIIGLTGATIDYSRATEARMKLNSAVDSAALMAARDATKLSDSELRDRINKWVAANLSGEAAKSFTSANITIDRTARTITVAANLSIDTSLTRLIGKDSVTVASSAQSTWGTNTIELALALDNTGSMGSSGKMDALKAASLDLIKIMKDATLTTDQIRISVVPFATQVKVSTTLKDESWLRYDQSKTTWSQDRRGNWIANTVTINKSSWTGCISDRDQPNDVKDNESVSAYGTLYPADFCAQSTLAPILPLTSDWTALANAINGMTPVGNTNVTIGANWGMATLTPGVPFGEAKPFSTPRLSKYMILLTDGENTQNRFTSSASAIDDRTKLACQSAKDAGIRVYTVRVIDGNRTLLQNCASSPGMYYEVSSASQLTPVFQQIAREISQIRLTQ, from the coding sequence ATGAAGGTGCCTGTCATGTTGAAGCGGCTGAAGCGGTTGTGCTCGGACGAGCGCGGCAATGTGATCACGATCTTCGGCTTCGCGCTGGTGCCGATCATCGGGCTGACGGGCGCGACCATCGACTATTCCCGCGCCACCGAAGCACGCATGAAGCTGAACTCGGCGGTCGACTCGGCGGCGCTGATGGCAGCGCGCGACGCGACCAAGCTGAGCGACAGCGAGCTGCGCGACCGGATCAACAAATGGGTCGCCGCCAATCTCAGCGGCGAGGCCGCCAAGAGCTTCACCAGCGCCAACATCACCATTGACCGGACGGCCCGCACGATCACCGTGGCGGCCAATCTGTCGATCGACACCAGCCTGACGCGGCTGATCGGCAAGGACAGCGTGACGGTGGCGAGTTCGGCCCAGTCGACCTGGGGCACGAACACGATCGAGCTGGCGCTGGCGCTGGACAATACGGGCTCGATGGGCTCGTCCGGCAAGATGGACGCGCTGAAGGCCGCCTCGCTCGACCTCATCAAGATCATGAAGGACGCGACGCTGACCACGGACCAGATCCGCATCTCGGTCGTGCCCTTCGCCACGCAGGTCAAGGTTTCGACAACGCTGAAGGACGAGTCCTGGCTGCGCTACGACCAGAGCAAGACGACCTGGTCGCAGGATCGCCGGGGCAACTGGATCGCCAACACCGTCACGATCAACAAGTCGAGCTGGACCGGCTGCATCAGCGACCGCGACCAGCCCAACGACGTCAAGGACAATGAGAGCGTCTCCGCCTATGGCACGCTCTATCCGGCGGATTTCTGCGCGCAGTCGACGCTGGCGCCGATCCTGCCGCTGACCTCGGACTGGACGGCGCTGGCCAACGCCATCAACGGCATGACCCCGGTGGGCAACACCAACGTCACCATCGGTGCCAATTGGGGCATGGCGACGCTGACGCCGGGCGTCCCCTTCGGCGAGGCCAAGCCGTTCTCGACGCCGCGGCTGTCGAAATACATGATCCTGCTGACCGACGGCGAGAACACGCAGAACCGCTTCACCTCGAGCGCAAGCGCCATCGACGACCGCACCAAGCTGGCCTGCCAGAGCGCCAAGGACGCCGGAATCAGGGTCTATACGGTGCGCGTCATCGACGGGAACAGGACGCTGCTGCAGAACTGCGCCAGCTCGCCCGGCATGTACTACGAGGTCAGCAGTGCTTCGCAGCTGACGCCGGTGTTCCAGCAGATCGCCCGCGAGATCAGCCAGATCCGCCTGACGCAGTGA
- a CDS encoding folate-binding protein YgfZ, translating to MPATHLIDRGVIRVAGEDARPFLQNLVTNDLDAVTPEKAGYGALLTPQGKIICDFLVVAVPDAEGGGFLLDTPLLHTADLMKRLKLYKLRAKVTLDDLTEATAVIATTDGGALPADAGLVYADPRLLGLGQRALIDRSSAAEIATAPAEDWHARRVALGIPEGGRDFAYGDAFPHEALLDQTGGVSFKKGCYIGQEVVSRMQHRGTARTRVVPVVFDGGIAAETGAEAVAGGKPLGKIGSGANGRALALLRLDRVADAQAAGEPLLGGGMAFTLAKPDFIRFPFPGEAGFGAAA from the coding sequence ATGCCCGCCACCCATCTGATCGACCGCGGCGTCATCCGCGTCGCCGGCGAGGACGCCCGCCCCTTCCTGCAGAACCTCGTCACAAACGACCTCGACGCGGTGACGCCAGAAAAGGCCGGCTACGGCGCGCTGCTGACACCGCAGGGCAAGATCATCTGCGATTTTCTGGTCGTCGCAGTCCCCGATGCGGAGGGCGGCGGCTTCCTGCTCGACACGCCCCTGCTCCACACCGCCGACCTGATGAAACGCCTCAAGCTCTACAAGCTGCGCGCCAAGGTGACGCTCGACGACCTCACGGAGGCGACGGCCGTGATCGCCACGACGGATGGTGGTGCGCTGCCGGCCGATGCGGGCCTCGTCTATGCCGATCCGCGCCTGCTAGGACTGGGCCAGCGCGCCCTGATCGACCGCAGCAGTGCCGCCGAGATCGCGACCGCCCCTGCGGAAGACTGGCATGCCCGCCGCGTCGCGCTCGGCATCCCCGAGGGCGGCCGCGACTTCGCCTATGGCGACGCCTTCCCGCATGAGGCGCTGCTCGACCAGACCGGCGGCGTCTCCTTCAAGAAGGGCTGCTATATCGGCCAGGAGGTCGTTTCCCGCATGCAGCATCGCGGCACCGCCCGCACCCGCGTCGTACCCGTCGTGTTCGACGGCGGCATCGCCGCCGAGACCGGCGCGGAAGCCGTGGCCGGCGGCAAGCCGCTGGGCAAGATCGGCTCCGGCGCGAACGGCCGCGCGCTCGCTCTGCTGCGACTCGACCGTGTCGCCGATGCGCAGGCTGCGGGCGAACCCCTGCTCGGCGGCGGCATGGCCTTTACGCTGGCGAAGCCGGATTTCATCCGCTTCCCCTTCCCCGGAGAGGCGGGCTTCGGAGCCGCGGCATGA
- a CDS encoding HD family hydrolase encodes MARAPAPPRAWQRMLSGRRLDLLDPSPLDVEIEDIAHGLARVARWNGQTQGPHSFSVAQHSLLVEAIADHLNPDWSESWRLMALLHDAPEYVIGDMISPFKVVMGDAYKAVETRLLGAIHLRFGLPAAPPAVLKRKTKEADTIAAFLEATELAGFSREEALRYFGRPQALPRAVTALLQPLDTQGAQELFLARFTALTASGGSG; translated from the coding sequence ATGGCCCGCGCCCCCGCCCCGCCGCGCGCCTGGCAGCGCATGCTGTCCGGACGCCGGCTCGACCTGCTCGACCCCTCGCCGCTCGATGTCGAGATCGAGGACATCGCCCATGGGCTCGCCCGCGTCGCGCGCTGGAACGGCCAGACGCAAGGACCCCATTCCTTCTCGGTCGCGCAGCACAGCCTGCTGGTCGAGGCCATTGCCGATCATCTCAACCCCGACTGGTCGGAGAGTTGGCGGCTTATGGCGCTGCTGCACGATGCGCCGGAATACGTCATCGGCGACATGATCTCGCCGTTCAAGGTCGTGATGGGCGACGCCTACAAGGCGGTGGAGACGCGGCTGCTCGGCGCCATCCATCTGCGCTTCGGCCTGCCGGCGGCCCCGCCCGCTGTACTCAAGCGCAAGACCAAGGAGGCCGACACCATCGCCGCCTTCCTGGAGGCCACCGAGCTCGCCGGCTTCTCCCGCGAGGAGGCGCTGCGCTATTTCGGCCGGCCGCAGGCACTGCCGCGGGCGGTGACGGCGCTGCTGCAGCCGCTCGACACGCAAGGCGCGCAGGAACTGTTCCTGGCGCGCTTTACCGCGCTCACTGCGTCAGGCGGATCTGGCTGA
- a CDS encoding dihydroorotase encodes MPQMFDVILKGGTVVNHDGRVQRDLGITGGKIMALGDLSRASAGEVVDCTGLHILPGVIDSQVHFREPGLDHKEDLETGSRAAVLGGVTCVFEMPNTNPLTTSEAALADKIARGRHRMHCDFAFWVGGTHENVKDIPELERLPGAAGIKVFMGSSTGNLLVEDDAGVAAILRQTRRRAAFHSEDEGMLRERMGLRVTGDPASHPVWRSPEVALTCTQRLVRIAHETGARVHVLHISTGDEMLFLKDHKDVATVEVLPNHLTLVAPDCYERLGTYAQMNPPIRDDSHRQRIWWGVEQGIVDVLGSDHAPHTHEEKHHAYPASHSGMPGVQTLVPIMLDHVNAGRLSLERFVDLSSHGPQRIFGMEGKGRIAAGYDADLTIVDLKRRETITNAWGASKCGWTPYDGVTVTGWPVGTYVRGRKVMWEAEIVTPSQGEPARFLEALPRG; translated from the coding sequence ATGCCGCAGATGTTCGACGTGATCCTCAAGGGCGGCACGGTGGTGAACCATGACGGGCGCGTGCAGCGCGATCTCGGCATCACCGGCGGCAAGATCATGGCGCTCGGCGATCTCTCGCGCGCCTCGGCCGGCGAGGTGGTGGATTGCACGGGGCTGCACATCCTGCCCGGTGTGATCGATTCCCAGGTGCATTTCCGCGAGCCGGGGCTCGACCACAAGGAGGATCTGGAGACCGGCTCGCGCGCGGCGGTGCTGGGCGGCGTCACCTGCGTCTTCGAGATGCCCAACACCAACCCGCTGACGACGAGCGAAGCGGCGCTGGCCGACAAGATCGCGCGCGGGCGGCACCGCATGCATTGCGACTTCGCCTTCTGGGTCGGCGGCACGCATGAGAACGTGAAGGACATCCCCGAGCTGGAGCGCCTGCCGGGCGCGGCCGGCATCAAGGTCTTCATGGGTTCGTCCACCGGTAACCTGCTGGTCGAGGACGATGCGGGCGTCGCCGCCATCCTGCGCCAGACGCGCCGGCGGGCCGCCTTCCATTCCGAGGACGAGGGCATGCTGCGCGAGCGGATGGGCCTGCGCGTCACCGGCGACCCGGCGAGCCACCCGGTCTGGCGCTCGCCGGAAGTCGCGCTGACCTGCACGCAGCGGCTGGTGCGGATCGCGCATGAAACGGGCGCGCGCGTGCATGTCCTGCACATCTCGACCGGCGACGAGATGCTGTTCCTGAAGGACCACAAGGATGTCGCGACGGTGGAGGTGCTGCCCAACCACCTGACGCTGGTTGCGCCCGATTGCTACGAGCGGCTGGGCACCTATGCCCAGATGAACCCGCCGATCCGCGACGACAGCCACCGCCAGCGCATCTGGTGGGGCGTCGAGCAGGGCATCGTCGACGTGCTCGGCTCCGACCATGCGCCCCATACCCATGAGGAGAAGCACCACGCCTATCCCGCCAGCCATTCCGGCATGCCGGGCGTGCAGACGCTGGTGCCGATCATGCTCGACCATGTGAATGCCGGCAGACTTTCGCTCGAGCGCTTCGTCGATCTCTCCAGCCACGGGCCGCAGCGTATCTTCGGGATGGAGGGCAAGGGGCGCATTGCGGCGGGCTACGACGCTGACCTGACCATCGTCGATCTGAAGCGCCGCGAGACCATCACCAACGCCTGGGGCGCCTCGAAATGCGGCTGGACGCCCTATGACGGCGTCACCGTCACCGGCTGGCCGGTCGGCACCTATGTGCGCGGCCGGAAGGTGATGTGGGAGGCCGAGATCGTGACGCCGTCGCAGGGCGAGCCGGCGCGGTTCCTGGAGGCGCTGCCAAGGGGGTGA
- the aceB gene encoding malate synthase A gives MTEASLTLPKGVVVKGALAARYDEVLSHDALAFVADLHRRFNETRKRLLALRAERQKRFDAGETPDFLAETRHIREGDWTVAPIPADLLDRRVEITGPVDRKMIINALNCGAKVFMADFEDASSPVWANMVEGQINLKDRWANAIDFTDPTTGKAYKLGPKPAVLIIRPRGWHLPEAHIEIDGEIASGSLVDFGLYLFHNAKAALAAGSGPYFYLPKLESHLEARLWNDVFVAAQGALGLKTGTIKATVLIETLPAAFEMDEILYELRDHMAGLNCGRWDYIFSFIKKLARNPAFVLPDRSQVVMTKAFLNAYSLLLIKTCHRRGAFAMGGMAAQIPVKNNPEANAAAFAKVKADKEREASNGHDGTWVAHPDLVPVAMEVFNRLMPQANQLDKKREDVNVTAKDLLEVHQGTRTEEGFRENIRVGVQYLEAWLRGRGAVPIYNMMEDAATAEISRAQIWQFVSYGVEVDGTTKVTPDLFRRCLTEEMARVKTELGAETYDKGRFPEAIALFSELSLAPQFEDFLTLPAYGKL, from the coding sequence ATGACCGAAGCTTCCCTCACCCTTCCCAAGGGCGTCGTCGTCAAGGGTGCGCTCGCCGCGCGCTATGACGAAGTGCTGAGCCACGACGCGCTCGCCTTCGTCGCCGACCTGCACCGCCGCTTCAACGAAACGCGCAAGCGCCTGCTCGCCCTGCGCGCCGAGCGCCAGAAGCGTTTCGACGCCGGCGAGACGCCGGACTTCCTGGCCGAGACCCGCCATATCCGCGAGGGCGACTGGACGGTCGCGCCGATCCCCGCCGACCTGCTCGACCGCCGCGTCGAGATCACCGGCCCGGTCGATCGCAAGATGATCATCAACGCCCTGAACTGCGGCGCAAAAGTCTTCATGGCCGATTTCGAGGACGCCTCCTCGCCGGTCTGGGCCAACATGGTCGAGGGCCAGATCAATCTGAAGGACCGCTGGGCCAACGCGATCGACTTCACCGATCCGACCACCGGCAAGGCCTACAAGCTTGGCCCCAAGCCAGCCGTGCTGATCATCCGGCCGCGCGGCTGGCATCTGCCGGAGGCCCATATCGAGATCGACGGCGAGATCGCGTCGGGCTCGCTGGTCGATTTCGGGCTCTATCTCTTCCACAACGCCAAGGCCGCGCTCGCCGCGGGCTCGGGCCCCTATTTCTACCTGCCCAAGCTCGAGAGCCATCTCGAGGCACGCCTCTGGAACGACGTCTTCGTCGCCGCGCAAGGAGCGCTCGGCCTCAAGACCGGCACGATCAAGGCCACCGTCCTGATCGAGACGCTGCCGGCCGCCTTCGAGATGGACGAGATCCTCTACGAACTGCGCGACCACATGGCCGGCCTGAACTGCGGCCGCTGGGACTACATCTTCTCCTTCATCAAGAAGCTCGCCCGCAACCCGGCCTTCGTCCTGCCCGACCGCTCGCAGGTCGTGATGACCAAGGCCTTCCTGAACGCCTATTCGCTGCTGCTGATCAAGACCTGCCACCGCCGCGGCGCCTTCGCCATGGGCGGCATGGCCGCGCAGATCCCGGTGAAGAACAACCCCGAGGCCAACGCCGCCGCCTTCGCCAAGGTCAAGGCCGACAAGGAGCGCGAGGCCAGCAATGGGCATGACGGCACCTGGGTCGCCCATCCCGACCTCGTCCCCGTCGCCATGGAGGTCTTCAACCGGCTGATGCCGCAGGCCAACCAGCTCGACAAGAAGCGCGAGGACGTCAACGTCACCGCCAAGGACCTGCTGGAAGTCCATCAGGGCACGCGCACGGAAGAGGGCTTCCGCGAGAACATCCGCGTCGGCGTGCAGTATCTCGAAGCCTGGCTGCGCGGCCGCGGCGCGGTGCCGATCTACAACATGATGGAGGACGCCGCGACGGCCGAGATCAGCCGCGCCCAGATCTGGCAGTTCGTCAGCTATGGCGTCGAGGTCGACGGCACCACCAAGGTCACCCCCGACCTGTTCAGGCGCTGCCTCACCGAAGAAATGGCCCGCGTGAAGACCGAACTCGGCGCGGAGACCTACGACAAGGGCCGCTTCCCCGAGGCGATCGCGCTGTTCTCGGAGCTCTCGCTGGCGCCGCAGTTCGAGGATTTCCTGACCCTGCCGGCTTATGGAAAGCTGTGA
- a CDS encoding extracellular solute-binding protein, producing MRILTIACSLAALMAASPLSAQTLNVASAGDQNMVDYVKDFLGPMFEKANPGVKVVSVGTGAGDSGSQKILEKLDAQKGAATTDFDVVVIHQKAAGQMVKDGLLDRYTANVATAKLATGDAAKNALGTDVSGYVIPMFQSQTALAYNADMVKTPPSTFAELAEWAKKNPKQFGYNGIKGGMSGVSFVAGWVYAFGGDAEKLMKGPYDAATKTTWDKAFADLKEFNKNAVITPGNAGTLDMLNRGEIAIGPVWVDMFYSWQADGKLPPNMKLKLVSPGMPGQPMYYAVPAKAGQKKLAEAFIALATSPQVQADGIVKKFNWYPGIDAANLEGKLDKAAWDKLFVDVTPADLAKNGKAFPIAPYFNDILEGYEKKVSN from the coding sequence ATGCGCATCCTCACGATTGCCTGCTCGCTCGCGGCGCTGATGGCGGCATCCCCGCTTTCGGCCCAGACCCTCAACGTCGCCTCCGCCGGCGACCAGAACATGGTCGATTACGTCAAGGACTTCCTCGGCCCGATGTTCGAGAAGGCCAATCCCGGCGTGAAGGTCGTCTCGGTCGGGACGGGCGCGGGCGATTCCGGCTCGCAGAAGATTCTCGAGAAGCTGGACGCGCAGAAGGGCGCGGCGACGACCGATTTCGACGTCGTCGTGATCCACCAGAAGGCCGCCGGCCAGATGGTCAAGGACGGGCTGCTCGACAGATACACGGCCAATGTCGCGACCGCGAAGCTCGCCACCGGCGACGCCGCCAAGAACGCGCTCGGCACCGACGTCTCGGGCTATGTCATCCCGATGTTCCAGTCGCAGACGGCGCTCGCCTACAATGCCGACATGGTCAAGACGCCGCCCTCGACCTTCGCCGAGCTGGCTGAGTGGGCGAAGAAAAACCCCAAGCAGTTCGGCTATAACGGCATCAAGGGCGGTATGTCCGGCGTCTCCTTCGTGGCGGGCTGGGTCTATGCCTTCGGCGGCGACGCCGAGAAGCTGATGAAGGGCCCCTATGACGCGGCCACCAAGACGACTTGGGACAAGGCCTTCGCCGACCTCAAGGAGTTCAACAAGAACGCCGTCATCACCCCCGGCAATGCCGGCACGCTCGACATGCTGAACCGCGGCGAGATCGCGATCGGCCCGGTCTGGGTCGACATGTTCTATTCCTGGCAGGCCGACGGCAAGCTGCCGCCGAACATGAAGCTCAAGCTCGTCTCGCCCGGCATGCCCGGCCAGCCGATGTACTATGCCGTGCCCGCCAAGGCCGGGCAGAAGAAGCTCGCCGAGGCCTTCATCGCGCTCGCCACCTCGCCGCAGGTGCAGGCCGACGGCATCGTCAAGAAGTTCAACTGGTATCCGGGCATCGACGCCGCCAACCTCGAGGGCAAGCTCGACAAGGCCGCCTGGGACAAGCTCTTCGTCGACGTCACCCCGGCCGACCTCGCCAAGAACGGCAAGGCCTTCCCGATCGCGCCCTACTTCAACGACATCCTCGAGGGCTACGAGAAGAAGGTCTCGAACTGA
- a CDS encoding DNA-3-methyladenine glycosylase I, translating into MSDTTTAGEERTAIAGPDGKFRCRWPGTDPLYLAYHDTEWGVPEYDSRALWEKLILDGFQAGLSWITILRKRDAFRAGFAGFEPEAVARFGETDVQRLLADPGIIRHRGKIEGTIKSARAYLAINEREPFADFLWKHLDGRVLQNSFRTQGEVPTQTKLSEAIAKDLKKAGFTFCGPTIVYAFMEACGLVNDHLTGCFRWQECAALARDIRPAA; encoded by the coding sequence ATGAGCGACACGACCACCGCGGGCGAGGAGCGCACCGCCATCGCCGGGCCGGACGGCAAATTTCGCTGCCGCTGGCCGGGAACCGACCCGCTCTATCTCGCCTATCACGACACCGAATGGGGCGTGCCGGAGTACGATTCCCGCGCGCTCTGGGAGAAGCTGATCCTCGACGGCTTCCAAGCCGGACTGTCCTGGATCACGATCCTCCGGAAGCGCGACGCCTTCCGCGCCGGCTTTGCCGGTTTCGAGCCCGAGGCCGTCGCGCGCTTTGGCGAAACGGACGTCCAGCGCCTGCTCGCCGACCCCGGCATCATCCGCCATCGCGGCAAGATCGAGGGCACGATCAAGAGCGCGCGGGCTTATCTCGCCATCAACGAGCGCGAGCCCTTTGCCGATTTCCTCTGGAAACATCTCGACGGCCGCGTCCTGCAGAACAGCTTCCGCACCCAGGGCGAGGTGCCCACACAGACGAAGCTCTCCGAAGCGATCGCGAAGGATCTGAAGAAGGCCGGCTTCACCTTCTGCGGCCCGACGATCGTCTACGCCTTCATGGAAGCCTGCGGGCTGGTCAACGACCACCTCACCGGCTGCTTCCGCTGGCAAGAATGCGCCGCGCTGGCACGCGACATCAGGCCGGCCGCCTGA
- a CDS encoding O-antigen ligase: protein MSITAGEARGGDGAIDSRAAQARAHAIAAFLSGLGLFLLLLTLQPFAGPPQTLEGESSGNIVNQIGYVTLALIYGTAMAAFCERAALARLRTSSLIVVFVVAAISLPQAVDSEASFRALLLASFALVLVAGVLLLPWSEQSFATAAANATLALLALVYAALLLAPSLAIHGSDGVEGVHAGHWRGHLTHKNYAAPVFSMVAMIGIYVWRMGLRWRGAAVVLLSVVFVLNSGSKTTMGFLPIAIGLVLLARLTGRPRLMLAMHAGMVLLVGALTVGTVFSPALLQLSAAINADPTFTGRDEIWKFAAAKIAEKPWLGYGYVSFWQTPVVTRLEENFEASWDIRGIGSGHNSYLDALLMFGVPGGLVMIYVLMIKPLGNYLAAQADPQRRRLADLGAMMVMFLTYVGMLESFFLNRAEPIWLLLAFSVLALELASRMGMRRA from the coding sequence ATGTCGATCACGGCGGGCGAGGCGAGGGGCGGCGACGGCGCGATCGACAGTCGCGCGGCGCAGGCCCGCGCCCACGCGATCGCGGCGTTCCTCTCTGGGCTTGGGCTGTTCCTGCTGCTGCTGACGCTGCAGCCCTTCGCCGGGCCGCCGCAGACGCTCGAGGGCGAGTCGAGCGGCAACATCGTCAACCAGATCGGCTATGTCACGCTCGCGCTGATCTACGGCACGGCGATGGCGGCCTTCTGCGAGCGGGCGGCGCTGGCGCGGCTGCGGACCAGCAGCCTGATCGTCGTCTTCGTGGTGGCAGCGATCTCGCTGCCCCAGGCGGTCGATTCCGAAGCCTCGTTCCGGGCGCTGCTGCTGGCGAGCTTCGCCCTGGTGCTCGTGGCCGGCGTGCTGCTGCTGCCCTGGAGCGAGCAGAGCTTCGCCACGGCGGCGGCGAATGCGACGCTGGCGCTGCTGGCGCTGGTCTATGCCGCGCTGCTGCTGGCGCCCTCCCTGGCCATCCATGGTTCGGATGGTGTCGAGGGCGTTCATGCCGGCCATTGGCGCGGGCATCTCACGCACAAGAACTACGCCGCCCCGGTCTTCTCCATGGTGGCGATGATCGGCATCTATGTGTGGCGGATGGGGCTGCGCTGGCGCGGCGCGGCGGTCGTTCTGCTCAGCGTCGTCTTTGTCCTCAACAGCGGTTCCAAGACGACAATGGGCTTCCTGCCGATCGCGATCGGCCTCGTGCTGCTGGCGCGTCTGACGGGGCGGCCACGCCTGATGCTGGCGATGCATGCCGGCATGGTGCTGCTGGTCGGCGCGCTGACGGTGGGTACCGTGTTCTCGCCAGCACTGCTGCAGCTCTCCGCCGCCATCAACGCCGACCCGACCTTCACCGGCCGCGACGAGATCTGGAAGTTCGCCGCCGCCAAGATCGCGGAGAAACCCTGGCTCGGCTACGGCTATGTCAGCTTCTGGCAGACGCCTGTCGTCACGCGGCTTGAAGAGAATTTCGAGGCGAGCTGGGACATCCGCGGCATCGGCTCCGGCCACAACAGCTATCTGGACGCGCTGCTGATGTTCGGCGTTCCCGGCGGGCTGGTGATGATCTATGTGCTGATGATCAAGCCGCTGGGGAATTATCTCGCCGCGCAGGCCGATCCGCAGCGGCGCCGCCTCGCCGATCTCGGGGCGATGATGGTGATGTTCCTGACCTATGTCGGGATGCTCGAATCCTTCTTCCTCAACCGGGCGGAGCCGATCTGGCTGCTGCTGGCCTTTTCCGTCCTGGCGCTGGAACTGGCGAGCCGGATGGGCATGCGGCGGGCTTGA
- a CDS encoding ABC transporter ATP-binding protein: MPTDMPNGPRSGASIAVRDLKVAYGGTRVLHGVSLDFEPGSFTALLGSSGCGKTTLLRALSGFVPVESGAILVGGRDVAPLPPEKRGMAMVFQSYALWPHMSVLQNMGYGLKLRGVPKAQIAAKVGALLSMLGLSGYEDRKVTALSGGQRQRVALGRALAIDPGILLLDEPLSNLDAKIRMVMRHEIRAIQQRLGLTAVHVTHDREEAMTMADRLVIMQAGRVAQVGTPEEVYDRPASAFVANFMGAENVLPLHVARAESGASVTAGTAMARLAPEAAQALPAGEAVAYFRDDVARLDASDAAAGGDLLVPAKIAARAYPGGVYRYRVEAAGRQITVDDADRHELGTTIGLRIPLQRLHIFPASEAGIAA; this comes from the coding sequence GTGCCAACCGATATGCCCAACGGGCCGCGCAGCGGCGCGTCGATCGCCGTGCGCGACCTGAAGGTCGCCTATGGCGGCACGCGGGTGCTGCATGGCGTCAGCCTCGATTTCGAGCCGGGCAGCTTCACCGCGCTGCTGGGCTCCTCGGGCTGCGGCAAGACCACGCTTTTGCGCGCGCTGTCGGGCTTCGTGCCGGTCGAGTCCGGGGCGATCCTGGTCGGTGGGCGCGACGTCGCGCCGCTGCCGCCGGAGAAGCGCGGCATGGCGATGGTGTTCCAGTCCTATGCGCTGTGGCCGCATATGAGCGTGCTGCAGAACATGGGCTACGGGCTGAAGCTGCGCGGCGTGCCCAAGGCGCAGATCGCGGCCAAGGTCGGCGCGCTGCTCTCCATGCTCGGCCTCTCCGGCTATGAGGACCGCAAGGTTACGGCCCTGTCGGGCGGGCAGCGCCAGCGCGTCGCGCTCGGCCGGGCGCTCGCCATCGATCCCGGCATCCTTCTGCTCGACGAGCCGCTCTCCAATCTCGACGCCAAGATCCGCATGGTGATGCGCCACGAGATCCGCGCCATCCAGCAGCGGCTCGGGCTCACCGCTGTCCATGTCACGCATGACCGCGAGGAGGCCATGACCATGGCCGACCGGCTGGTGATCATGCAGGCGGGGCGCGTCGCGCAGGTCGGCACGCCCGAGGAGGTCTATGACCGCCCGGCGAGTGCCTTCGTCGCGAATTTCATGGGCGCCGAGAATGTGCTGCCGCTGCATGTCGCGCGCGCCGAGAGCGGTGCCTCGGTGACGGCCGGCACGGCGATGGCGCGGCTCGCGCCGGAGGCGGCCCAGGCGCTGCCGGCCGGCGAGGCGGTCGCCTATTTCCGCGACGACGTCGCAAGGCTCGATGCCAGCGATGCGGCGGCGGGCGGGGATCTTCTGGTCCCGGCCAAGATTGCCGCGCGCGCCTATCCGGGCGGGGTCTACCGCTACCGGGTCGAGGCCGCCGGTCGCCAGATCACGGTCGACGACGCCGACCGCCACGAACTCGGAACCACGATCGGCCTGCGCATCCCGCTGCAGCGCCTGCACATCTTCCCGGCATCCGAGGCCGGGATCGCCGCCTGA